One genomic segment of Theobroma cacao cultivar B97-61/B2 chromosome 6, Criollo_cocoa_genome_V2, whole genome shotgun sequence includes these proteins:
- the LOC108662465 gene encoding cysteine-rich repeat secretory protein 38 gives MGKYALSAMLLLILRLFVLFDEVSPNLLFTFCSENTNYTSNSTFENNLERVLEALPSNTSDTGFYSTSIGDGADQVYGRALCRGDVNTSLCRSCIENASQDIMNLCKTEEAIVWYDLCQVQYSFQNSSLMVYTGKYPESNKQETNISHPDHFNDVLTFLMNNISTEAAALSKIMFGFGEIKFNKKETIYGLVQCSRDISGSKCQTCLDSALGDLKACCYSRTGGTVLSRNCNVRFQMYHFYNASNSPLIYPKSAGDKWSSGMLVAVICATALVLALLIGSSVVYYRYVLLQQVFLVTIRLDSRTFLGSALLSLE, from the exons atgggcaAGTATGCACTTTCAGCTATGCTTTTGCTGATCTTGAGGCTGTTCGTGCTCTTTGACGAAGTCTCCCCAAATCTTCTCTTCACTTTTTGCTCAGAAAACACAAACTACACAAGTAACAGCACATTTGAAAACAACCTTGAGCGGGTTCTTGAGGCATTACCTTCCAATACTTCAGATACCGGCTTCTACAGCACCTCTATTGGAGATGGTGCTGATCAAGTCTACGGTCGAGCACTTTGCAGAGGAGATGTCAACACTTCGTTATGTCGAAGTTGCATAGAGAATGCTAGCCAAGATATAATGAACCTGTGCAAAACTGAAGAAGCAATTGTCTGGTACGATCTCTGTCAGGTTCAGTACTCATTCCAGAACAGTTCCTTGATGGTTTATACCGGAAAGTATCCTGAATCAAACAAGCAGGAGACAAATATATCACATCCTGATCATTTCAATGATGTGTTGACGTTTTTAATGAACAACATCTCGACGGAGGCAGCAGCCCTTTCCAAGATCATGTTTGGATTTGGAGAAATAAAGTTTAATAAGAAGGAAACAATATATGGTCTCGTTCAGTGCAGTAGGGACATTTCTGGTAGTAAATGTCAAACTTGCTTAGATTCAGCCCTTGGAGATCTTAAAGCCTGCTGCTATTCCCGTACAGGTGGAACTGTTCTGAGCAGGAACTGTAACGTGAGGTTTCAAATGTACCACTTTTATAATGCCTCAAATTCTCCATTAATATACCCGAAATCTGCAG GGGATAAATGGAGCAGTGGGATGCTTGTGGCAGTAATATGTGCAACAGCATTGGTTCTTGCGCTTCTGATTGGTTCTAGCGTTGTCTATTACCG GTATGTTTTGTTACAGCAGGTGTTTCTTGTCACTATACGGTTGGATAGCAGAACCTTTTTGGGTTCTGCCCTATTATCACTTGAATGA